The following proteins are encoded in a genomic region of Catellatospora sp. TT07R-123:
- a CDS encoding YbjN domain-containing protein: MMDSLPPAPTKLAVSETPPVNLRRIAATLDLLDIRYLSDGEESLLALWERHALLFAVEGPDDEILVIRARPHATVPPELADLAYRAVNEWNHTRRFAKAYVGDPTERGQLPIYAEWQVPLRSGAHDALLMELLDCAASVSTTFVDWMHSDGGLLL; the protein is encoded by the coding sequence ATGATGGACAGTCTTCCACCTGCTCCGACCAAGCTCGCCGTCAGTGAGACGCCGCCGGTCAACCTGCGCCGGATCGCGGCCACGCTCGACCTGCTCGACATCCGCTACCTGTCCGACGGCGAGGAGAGCCTGCTCGCCCTGTGGGAGCGGCACGCCCTGCTGTTCGCGGTCGAGGGGCCGGACGACGAGATCCTGGTGATCCGGGCCCGGCCGCACGCCACCGTCCCGCCGGAGCTGGCCGACCTGGCCTACCGCGCTGTCAACGAGTGGAACCACACCCGCCGCTTCGCCAAGGCGTACGTGGGGGACCCGACCGAGCGGGGCCAGCTGCCGATCTATGCCGAGTGGCAGGTGCCGCTGCGGTCCGGCGCGCACGACGCGCTGCTGATGGAGCTCCTGGACTGCGCGGCCTCGGTGTCGACCACCTTCGTCGACTGGATGCACTCCGACGGCGGCCTGCTGCTCTGA